The Montipora capricornis isolate CH-2021 chromosome 1, ASM3666992v2, whole genome shotgun sequence genome contains a region encoding:
- the LOC138024021 gene encoding mucin-like protein, whose protein sequence is MIFGTICLGSIMSILLLAFAEPIEGGFSCIGKANGDYRNPNNCYGFISCSNGIEYKMPCPAGLKFNEKTDECDYNVPCYQDGGWSAWSAWSVCSVTCGEGHQYRTRTCTNPPPSGGGKNCTGPRTEFRTCIQQSCPGSFCKGKWNGDYTDPNNPFGFITCSNGLIYYRNCPAGLRFNQAQDKCL, encoded by the exons ATGATCTTTGGTACGATTTGTCTCGGCTCAATTATGAGCATTCTACTTTTGGCATTTGCAGAGCCGATTGAAG GTGGATTTAGCTGTATTGGCAAAGCCAATGGTGACTACAGGAATCCCAACAattgctatggattcatttccTGTTCGAATGGCATCGAGTATAAAATGCCTTGCCCAGCTGGACTGAAGTTTAACGAGAAGACAGATGAATGCGATTACAACGTTCCCTGCTACCAAG ACGGAGGTTGGTCTGCCTGGAGTGCGTGGTCTGTCTGTTCTGTTACTTGTGGGGAGGGACATCAGTACAGGACTCGTACCTGTACAAATCCCCCACCATCCGGAGGCGGAAAAAATTGTACAGGACCAAGAACAGAATTTAGGACATGTATTCAACAGAGTTGCCCAGGAT cGTTCTGCAAGGGAAAGTGGAATGGAGACTACACTGATCCTAACAATCCCTTTGGATTCATAACCTGCAGCAATGGGCTTATTTACTACAGAAATTGCCCTGCTGGCTTGAGATTTAACCAGGCGCAAGATAAATGTCTTTGA